The genomic stretch GCTAGGGGCCATGATCCGGAGCAAGAGGTTCAGCGGCCTATTCTCGTGAGGTCGCCATCTCCTTGAACAGGTCGTCATTCTGCTTCCCTATTGCCAACTGTGCTTCGCCACCACCATCTTGCCCCCGTCGTGCTCGTTGATCGGCAACGCGAGAGAAATCAGGAATAGGAGCATCCGACATCCGACATCCCTATTCCACCTCCAAAGGCCACATCTACCTGCACCTGCACCTGCTGCCCCTGCCGTTccctcatcaacaacgacACACTATCCCTCACTGTTGTCCATTCCCTCTCGCTAACTGGTAGGAGAGGCGCCTGTTTTTGCGATGGACGTACAtggtgaaggagaaggcggcGAGGGCAACGAAGACGGCGGCTACGGAGCCGATGTTTGACATCCAAGTTGTCACGTGTGTTTGAATGATATGTAGCCCTATCAATCAAATTAGCGAATGTAGTCCTGTACTGCTCTAGCACTGCTGCCTTTCAGTGGCCCCAGTCGAATCGACCATGCTTATTCTCGCTCTTGGGCATGGATCAGCCGAGCCATATTTAGGCTGAtaacgagaagaagagaagagaagagacgagTCCGACAATACTGCAGAGGTGAGGGAGGACAGAAACCATAGATACCCAGCTAATGATGTGCATATTGAGAAATATGTGAAGTTAGTTGTGTTTACCTCGTGAATGATGGCAGAAGCAAGCGTATTCATACACGATAGGAGGCGAAAATGAGTGGCAAAAAGAGACGGGATAGCAATcaagcaagagaaaagaagaaggaagaaataATAGCGGCGAGGGGGCAGCATTTATATATACGTGTGAAGAAAAGTAAATCtaatggcaaaaaaaatatacacGCGCATGGTGACGAGTTTATACTTTGGGACAACAaactttaagcttaattatgGCCAAAGCTTCCTATAGCATATATACTTTGTGTGGGCAATAAGCCGAGTTTATTTCAGTTAGATAGTTTTAGGTACTGCACCATTTATGCGATTGGTAGATaactcatcatctccaattGACACAATTGGTCAAATACAGGCTTGGAATGTGTGGTTAGCTCGCATTGAATCAGGCTTTGGTCGGGCATCGGGTACTAGAAACATGAGTCTGTCATTCAAATTATTAGCCCATGGGCCAAATAGGCACTAGTATCTGAGCTACAGATAAACAGAAATAAAAATGCACATACCGCCCTCTACTTGAGCGAATCGTTTCTCAGAGCTACACCATGGTATTATTTTCTGCATGGTTCTTTGGATGGCTGCGCAGTCTACCTAATTGGGAATTGATGCATGTATTGTCAACAAGCCCCGCCGAGATTTGCAGTCCAGATTCATGTTAAACGGAGCGAGACTAAATCATCATGTGATCGTTCTACCTCTCCCCCTCAATTATTCGCGCAGATTACAATTGACCGTGATGGCATCTGCGCTCTTTCATGTGCGGCTTTCTATCCCGTCGCCGTAATGTCTGCGTAAAGACTACAGGAACTGACCGCCATTTATAGGCCAAGGGAGTGCCATACATGGATCTCAATTAGCTCTGGTACCAAGACGAAAAAGGACGAACATACTGAAGAGTAAAGATGTCGGTCGCTCCATCATCACGGAGACTCTCCACCAAGTTGCAATCGCTAAAGCCAGGCTCGCCACAAGAACAGGTATATTATTTTGTAAAAATATACAGGCCTTTTTTTCGAGATCACAGTATTAACAAAAAGCTCCAGCCATGTGAGGTCTGTGAAAAgttgctcaagctgctccaAGCCCCAGTCGAGACTCGAGGAGATGCCATGAATCACGTCCTGATCAGAAACTGGAAGCAAGTCGTGGAATCACAATGTCCGCATCATCCAAAATTCCTTGCGTCGATCTTAAAACTAGATCTCACGCCTAGTGCTGCCGATGAGATTACCCTCAGAGTGCTAGCATTCACCGGGTGGGACCACCTCGAGGTTCATGCTGATATCAAAAGCGCCGGAAAGTCTAGACAGTTTAGATCAGGTCAAATCTACCTGTTTCGAAAAGATCCAAAGTCCCGACAAGATGGCAGTGCACGACTTGTAAATCCTCTCTGGATTGACCACAGCCTCCTCAAGCAGTGGAAAGAAAAATGTCTTTCTTCTCATGGCGAAACTTGTAGCTCAACGCAGGCACAATCGTCTAATAATGACGACGCTCGACCTACGTGGCTCATTGATGTTTGGCGCAAATGTCTCGTGCGCCCATCGCAGCATGATCGATACATAGCTCTGAGCTATGTTTGGGGAGGGGCTCCCACATTGATGGCTCGAATGGACAATATTGCTCAGTTACTAAAGCCATCAGCATTCTCTCAAGGAAGGACAAGCGTGCCCATACCGAAGACGATCCGCGATGCAATGAGTTGCGTTGAAAGACTTGGTGAACGATATCTTTGGGTAGATTCATTATGCATCGTCCAAGATGATCCAGTACacaaagaggcagagatcAACAAGATGGTGTCTATATATTCCAATGCATTTATAACAATTACAGCTTCCGATGGCATTGATGCCGATAGCGGCCTCCCAGGACTTGGTGGCCTCACTGAACCAAGGTCAGCGATCCAGGTTGTCCATACATTACGGCCGGGCATTCAAATTGTCGAGTGCCTCGTGGAACCAAAGAGTACAAAGTGGAGAACGCGAGGATGGACGTACCAAGAGGAATTGTTTTCTCGGCGACAGATTTTCTTCGAGGGTGGCTGGGTTCGTTGGGTCTGCCAGAGTGACAAATGGGCTGAGGTGGGCGAGAAGCATGGTGCACAAGTTGACGGACAAGTTGGTAGTGTCAGCAGCATGAATGCGGCACTGTCGAGTCCTATCCCGGATCCATATGTGTGGTGGAACATGATCGGTTCGTATAATATGAGAGACTTGACGTATCCCGAAGATGCACTTAGTGGGTTCGCCGGTATACTCAACTCCTTTGGAAGAAGCTTCTTTGGTGGCTTCATCTCTGGTCTGCCTGCCGCCATGTTTTATATAGCCATTCTGTGGCACACTCGCGATCCACTCACTCGTCGAAGAGCAAAGGGCTCTGGTGGGAATGTTTGTCTTCCTAGTTGGAGCTGGATAGGTTGGAAAGGCACGCTTATGTCAACCGTAATGCACCCATCATTGGACTTTGTCAAAGTTAGAGCGTCCAGGGAGGGCGCAAGGTACTTTGACAGAGTTACGCCCCTTGTCCAGTGGCATTGGAAAGAGAGCTTGAAGACTCCTGGGATCCCGATCGGGAATACCTGGTACGAGTATAGGCAGAAGTATGCCGTTGAAACACAACAGAGTCCATGCCCCTCTGGTTGGACCAGACATAGTGTCGATACTGAAACACATCCAGGGAGGCTCACTTTTCCGCCACCAGAGCTCGACGACTCGCCAAAGTTTTTTTACAAGCATAATTCAGAGCCCGAATCAGAGTTTTGGTACCCTGTTCCCATACCTGATCCATCGCAGATCCCTAAGAGCCATGTCGCCGCACCATTCATCTCGTGTCGGACAAAGAGAGCCTTTTTGCGTGGTAGTGAAGCCATCACGCCGCGGTATATAAGAGGCACTACAGTCATTTCACTTAGAGACAAGACATCAGCTTGGATCGGCGCTATGCGGCTACAGGAAAAATCTCCAGACAATGGCAGAAGCTTAGTAGGCCAAGAAATCGAGCTAGTAGAAGTTGCCTTGGGTCGTGTCCCAAACGATGCTCGCCAAAGGCTCCAACACCACCAGGTCTTGGATGAATGGGACCATGAAGAGAGGCCAAAAGACAACAACATGTATGAGTACTACTATGTTTTGTGGGTTGAGTGGATAGACGGTGCTGCATATCGAAAAGCATTGGGACGAGTGGAAAGGAGGTTGTGGGAGGCCCAGAAGCGTCAAGATATTGACTTGATCCTCGGATGAATAGGTAGTTGAACGATGCGAGTAGCATATGTTAgaaaaagctaatatatgAGGCGATTTAGGAGGTGAAGATGTTATTATGGGATCAGCGTGATACGGACATGAATATTACAGCGCTTATTCCACTATAAGCCTACCTACGTGGCTACATGTGCTACCTACCTGTATAGAGCCTCATGGTCCTTGTAACGACTGCGAAGTGCTTACGCATGATATAATTCAGCGTCCACACATATCTCTCAaacatataaaaaaagatgaaagaattCAGTCATCTGCTTGGCTTGACAAAATTGCGACCTACTTTGTAAAATACCTAGTATTTAGGTATGAGACAATAGGTTAGGTTCCCCGCCTTCAACAAGTTACCAGTTGATACTCgatacatgtaggtagtaCTATATTCCTCTAGCCTATAATATCAGATTGATTCAATTATGCGATTCTTCGAGGCATTATTTACCAAGTGAAAACAGAGAGTAAGTGACAACTATATATTATACAAGGCTAATCAGGCTGTTTGTCTTCATAATAGAATAATGCGCTTTAGAGCAATGTCCCCCACATCTTATTATTTCGGATCATCTGCACTCTGCACCATATCTATGAAGATATAGCTTACATCGGGCTCATTTAGATGTCTGGATTCTGACTAAACCAGCATCGTCTTGACATAGGAGCATCAATTGCCTTTTTATGCGCGCCTGATCAACCGCAATGGCAGACACTCTTGGGCCTGTTTCTAACGTAATCGCGGTAGCTGACCTCTTCATCAAAGTCGGCGTGCAGTGTTCCGTATACTGCTCAGGCCTCAAAAACGCCCCTCGCGATGTTCGTCTAATCTTGAACGAGGCCGACAGATTCACGGCAACACTCAAGGGCCTAGAGAAACTGCTTATTAACAGTTCCCATAGCAAGAAGCTTTCGTCTTTGCAGAATATTATCGGCATAGTGGAGGAGTCTCGCCTGCAACTTCAAGATCTGACGGCCAAACTCGAGCGAGGGACTAAATTGCAAAAGATAACGTGGCCGatgaggaaagaagaagttgcCGGCATAATAGGCCGACTGGAGAAATATAGAGCCGCAATTGCCTTGGATTTACAGGTTGATCAGACGTATGTATGCcaatttttctcttttctctgcttTTCTAACTCGCAAGATTGCTCACAATTTGCCAACAGCGCATTGCTACTCAATGTTCACCAGGAAGCCATTTTGGCAAAGCTCAAATCTGCCAAAGGAGCAGCATTTGACTCTCCCAGCCATGTTAACAGCTCTAGATGCTACCCCGGGACGAGAGAAGGCATTCTGGAACGTATACAAACTTGGAGTACCAAACAAGATGGCCAGTGCATCTTCTGGCTGAATGGCGGAGCCGGTACTGGCAAGTCGACGATATCTCGGACCGTTGCGCAATCGTTTATGGACAAGGGGATGCTCGGTGCtagtttcttcttcaaataTGGAGAAGCTGACCGTGGTAGTATGGCGCTTTTCTTTCCCACGATAGCGTCTCAGCTTGTCCAAATGTTCCCTCAGATTGCGCCACATGTCCGAGCGGCAATCGAGGCCGACCCTACTATTCATGAAAGGTCAATTAAGGAGCAGTTCGATAGGCTCATTGCAGAACCCGTTAAGTTGGCGTCAGAGGCTTCCCAGCTGCCGACAATAGTGATTGTCGCCGATGCACTTGATGAGTGCGATAACGTCGAGCATGTGAGATTGGTCATCCACCTCCTCTCCCAAGCGAGACATTCCGCATCTGTCTGCTTGAAATTCCTCGTTACCAGTAGACCAGAGCTAGCTATTCGACTTGGTTTTGCAGATATTGGCGGCAATTACGAAGATCTGATTCTTCATCAAGTGCCTTCAATCATTGTTAAGCACGACATTGCTCTGTTCCTGCAACATGAATTCAATGTTATTCTTCAGGACTACAACAAGTCTGTATCTTCAAACAGGCGGCTGCCCCTGTCTTGGCCCGGTAACGAGGAATTCCAACAGTTGGTTTCCATGTCTGTGCCCTTATTCATCTTTGCTGCAACAGCTTGCCGTTTTGTCCGGGACCGAAGAATTGGTGGGCCCAAGGAGCAACTGATGAAGATCTTGGAGCAGCAAACGAGCCATGGATTGACATCTAACCTGGACGCCACCTACTTGCCAATAGTAAATGGACTGATGGCTGGGCTTTCAGCTACCGAAAAGCGTCATGTTTGCGAGCGGTTCAAGCACATCGTCGGCTCTATAGTCACTCTGGCAAGCCCTCTCTGCGTACCGTCCCTCGCCCGCCTCTTAAATGTACCTCTAGACGTCATTGAAGATCAACTGGACTTCCTGCACTCTGTCCTTTACATTCCCACTGATCCGCAGAGTCCCGTGCGTCTACTTCATCTGTCTTTTCGCGATTTCCTTGTTGATCAGGAGAAGTCCAACTTGATAGAAAGATATCCGTTCTGGATTGACGAGCGAAAAGTTCACCAACAGCTAGCAACACATTGTTTGGAGCTGCTATTAGCAGAGGGCACTCTTAAGAGAAACATTTGTGGCCTGAATACGCCAGGCGCTCCTCGATCTGAGATTGACCAGCGGACCATCGACGCCGCTTTACCATCCGAGGTTCAATACGCTTGTCTATATTGGGTATTACACTGGAAAAATAGCGAGTGCAgggttgaagatggcggGCTTATCGATCGCTTTTTGAACAGCCACTTGTTGCATTGGCTCGAAACTCTCGGCTTGATTGGACATATTTCGGAGTGCATCAGAATGATAAATGACCTGCTGAGCCTGGTTGATGTACGATACCCTCCTTTTCTTGCTCGATATTGAGTCTATGGTTAAGCTAACACGAATCTGAATAGCCAGAAAAGGGAGTGCTGACCTCAGCTTTCCTTCGAGATATTCGACGAATCATCCTTAGCAATTGTGCTATCATAGACATTTCGCCTCTGCAAGTTTACTTTTCAGCCATAGTGTTCGCGCCTGAACAAAGCATCGTCAAAATTAAGTTTCGAAGCGAACTACCTGTTTGGTTAACTGTATCGCCGCCAGTTGCTTCTAAGTGGGACACATGTCTACAGACGCTCGAGGGACACAGACATGCCATTACTTCAACTGCATTCTCGCATGATTCGAAAATACTTGCATCGGCATCGTACGACAAGACGATCAGGATATGGGACGTTATAACTGGTATCTGTATCTCAACGCTTAAAGGACACGACTCAAGGGTTAGATCAGTTGCGTTC from Trichoderma atroviride chromosome 3, complete sequence encodes the following:
- a CDS encoding uncharacterized protein (EggNog:ENOG41~TransMembrane:1 (o438-457i)), which gives rise to MSVAPSSRRLSTKLQSLKPGSPQEQPCEVCEKLLKLLQAPVETRGDAMNHVLIRNWKQVVESQCPHHPKFLASILKLDLTPSAADEITLRVLAFTGWDHLEVHADIKSAGKSRQFRSGQIYLFRKDPKSRQDGSARLVNPLWIDHSLLKQWKEKCLSSHGETCSSTQAQSSNNDDARPTWLIDVWRKCLVRPSQHDRYIALSYVWGGAPTLMARMDNIAQLLKPSAFSQGRTSVPIPKTIRDAMSCVERLGERYLWVDSLCIVQDDPVHKEAEINKMVSIYSNAFITITASDGIDADSGLPGLGGLTEPRSAIQVVHTLRPGIQIVECLVEPKSTKWRTRGWTYQEELFSRRQIFFEGGWVRWVCQSDKWAEVGEKHGAQVDGQVGSVSSMNAALSSPIPDPYVWWNMIGSYNMRDLTYPEDALSGFAGILNSFGRSFFGGFISGLPAAMFYIAILWHTRDPLTRRRAKGSGGNVCLPSWSWIGWKGTLMSTVMHPSLDFVKVRASREGARYFDRVTPLVQWHWKESLKTPGIPIGNTWYEYRQKYAVETQQSPCPSGWTRHSVDTETHPGRLTFPPPELDDSPKFFYKHNSEPESEFWYPVPIPDPSQIPKSHVAAPFISCRTKRAFLRGSEAITPRYIRGTTVISLRDKTSAWIGAMRLQEKSPDNGRSLVGQEIELVEVALGRVPNDARQRLQHHQVLDEWDHEERPKDNNMYEYYYVLWVEWIDGAAYRKALGRVERRLWEAQKRQDIDLILG
- a CDS encoding uncharacterized protein (EggNog:ENOG41), which produces MADTLGPVSNVIAVADLFIKVGVQCSVYCSGLKNAPRDVRLILNEADRFTATLKGLEKLLINSSHSKKLSSLQNIIGIVEESRLQLQDLTAKLERGTKLQKITWPMRKEEVAGIIGRLEKYRAAIALDLQVDQTALLLNVHQEAILAKLKSAKGAAFDSPSHVNSSRCYPGTREGILERIQTWSTKQDGQCIFWLNGGAGTGKSTISRTVAQSFMDKGMLGASFFFKYGEADRGSMALFFPTIASQLVQMFPQIAPHVRAAIEADPTIHERSIKEQFDRLIAEPVKLASEASQLPTIVIVADALDECDNVEHVRLVIHLLSQARHSASVCLKFLVTSRPELAIRLGFADIGGNYEDLILHQVPSIIVKHDIALFLQHEFNVILQDYNKSVSSNRRLPLSWPGNEEFQQLVSMSVPLFIFAATACRFVRDRRIGGPKEQLMKILEQQTSHGLTSNLDATYLPIVNGLMAGLSATEKRHVCERFKHIVGSIVTLASPLCVPSLARLLNVPLDVIEDQLDFLHSVLYIPTDPQSPVRLLHLSFRDFLVDQEKSNLIERYPFWIDERKVHQQLATHCLELLLAEGTLKRNICGLNTPGAPRSEIDQRTIDAALPSEVQYACLYWVLHWKNSECRVEDGGLIDRFLNSHLLHWLETLGLIGHISECIRMINDLLSLVDPEKGVLTSAFLRDIRRIILSNCAIIDISPLQVYFSAIVFAPEQSIVKIKFRSELPVWLTVSPPVASKWDTCLQTLEGHRHAITSTAFSHDSKILASASYDKTIRIWDVITGICISTLKGHDSRVRSVAFSHNSKVLASASESDIRLWDAANGICTSVLIDHITGGYCIAFSHDSRMLASTSQDFTVKLWDVASGICISSLNGHSEGVCSIAFSHDSTTLVSVSRGAFIKLWDATTGGCKTTIKINSDAVGITAFSHDARILAAWQQDDSCIMLWNTADAECIATLHVHSKTVGSLCFSHDSKMLASASSQNDIKLWDIATSTCIATLKDHSRVIFSLHFSHDSKLLASAAFDNATIKLWDLEVDVNQIPLSTVNGDSIYGIKLIKGTKTLISESESESSERTIQLWDVTTVSHTATLTGGSAWPYSIAVAHNAKLLATTSISNGQIELWNIATGANIATIEGHNNSILSAEQRHDTNIDLMPSIIEIDGIRCIKVWRPSEDTYRQRADSYSVISAITFSQDSQLLASASAVDGIIKVWDIGSNACIATLTGHSSWVSQLFFLPQSDVLVSSSGDRTVKIWNIRTAICTATLEGQSDPSHKSIAFSHDYNMLASGIDDGSIKIWDICTGKCQIILPGSSQESVRGIAFSHSSALLASIASRPREGAYSYRDHPALEFWNISTGMCLATVDFTRSAAGYISFDEVGFCLSTNAGDYILNGTMISEDSGRNSLSPSVGDATISRRGIGLSEDSEWVMWDDDRLIWLPPAYRPSASAVIGTTLAIGCSLPNVVFMTISSSSLSNSETSSIP